A segment of the Candidatus Methylacidiphilales bacterium genome:
TTCTTCCTGCCTTGATCTCCCTGGTTGGGGTCGCCACGACCGCACTGTCCCAGTCCCCGGCCGGACGATTTCCAGCACCCGGGGCCTGGATCGAAGCCGCCCGGGCACAGATCGGTGTCACCGTCTCCTACGATCCGGCCTACGTGGCCCTCGAATACCCCGGCGGTGATGTCCCGCGCGACCGCGGGGTCTGCACCGACGTCATCATCCGGGCCCTGCGCGACTGTGGCGGACCCGACCTCCAGCAGGCGGTCCATGAGGATATGCGGACCCACTTTGGCGACTACCCCCAGATTTGGGGACTTCGAAAACCGGACAAAAACATCGACCACCGCCGGGTACCCAACCTTCAAACTTGGTTCCGCCGCCGGGGCTCCGCTCTTCCGGTGACTTCCTCGGCGGGAGACTACCGACCGGGCGATATCGTCACCTCCCGGC
Coding sequences within it:
- a CDS encoding DUF1287 domain-containing protein; this encodes MISLVGVATTALSQSPAGRFPAPGAWIEAARAQIGVTVSYDPAYVALEYPGGDVPRDRGVCTDVIIRALRDCGGPDLQQAVHEDMRTHFGDYPQIWGLRKPDKNIDHRRVPNLQTWFRRRGSALPVTSSAGDYRPGDIVTSRLPGNLPHIMIVSDRRTTTGVPFVIHNIGRGSQEEDRLFAFPLTGHYRLTPSVTP